ACGCCGAGGAGGGAACGGTCTTGTTCCGGGAGGACCGCGACCTGACCGTCAGCCGCACCACGCCGCGGTACCGCAAGCCCGAGCCCGGCACCGCCGGTAGTTGCTCCTGGTGCCGCCGCGAGTTGCCGGCCGCCCGGATCTCGCGGCCCGGCGAGCCGCGCAGCTCCTCGCCGATCGCCCTGTGCGAGGACTGCCGGGGCCTGGGCGGGGTGTCCGGCCGCGCCGACGACTACCAGGAGGTCTACCCCCACGCGAGCTACAAGGCGCTGAAGGAACTGCGGGAAGGAGGTGCGTTCCACGGCACGGGGTGCGCGCTCTGCGGGCGCCTGCCCGCCACAGGGCACCAGTGGTGGGAGCAGTGGAGCAAGAGCGAAGAACCCGATGCAGTCCTGAGGCTGTGCCAGGTCTGTCCGGGCCTGCTGGGTCTGGCCGACCGGCGCGAGCGGGAGCAGGAGTGGAGGGAGCTCCACCAGTCCGCCTGCCTGACGGGGATGCACGCGATCCTGCGCGAAGAGGCAGGGCTCGAGCCGTTCACGGCGCCGACGAGGAAGCGGAGGCTCCCGCGCCTGACCGAGGTTCACCAACAGATCCTCGAAGCCATCACCGTCAACGGCGTCATCTCGGCAGCCGACATGGACCGTATCGACCAGGCGCAGGAGCTCCGCCGGAAGCGTGACTGGTGGCAGTCACGCATGGGACACCTGCTGCAGCACGACCTCGTCACCCCTGTCGGAGGCGAGTGGAGGCGCCCGTGGTCGCGGATGCGCGCCATGGACGACGAGGAGCGCGACCTGGTCCGCAAGATGCGGGAGCTGCACGTCCCGGGCCCGGTCTGGAACGGGACAGCCGTCGTCGAACTCCAGCCGCCCGCGGACTGGGTCGGCTTCGCGGACCAGCTCAAGACACTGGCCGACAAGCACGACCGCCAATCGCTGGGCGTGCGGGAAGCAGCGCAGGGGCGGCACGTCTGAACTGATCCCGGATCGGAAGCCGTGACGTTGAGCATTCAGCTCGTCGGTGTCGGAAACCTGTCGTCGGGCTCCTTTCCTGTCGGGCGTGCCTGTCAGCTGTACATCGAGCACAGCAGCCAGGCCGGTTGTGCCTGCTCCGGGGTCAGGCCGAGTGTCTTGATGGCGGTGTGCAGCTTGGCGTCCCATCCTTCGCGCTCCGGCCGGGTGGTCAGCGAAGCGAGGTCGATCGCCGTGGTGCTGTCCTCCTCGGCCCGAATCTGCCCGGCCGCGAGCAGGTAGCTCGGGGAATCCAACATGCAGTACGTGACGATCTTGACGCCGAACTGCTCGAGGGCCGCTCCGCGCCGTTCGTAGTACCCGACGTCTCCCGGGGTCCACGTGTCGGTGAATCCGGCCGCGGCCAGGAGGGCGTTCTCCAGGGCGTCCTCAACGCTGTCTGTCTCGTACCAAGAGGCGCTCAGCTCGCCGTACTCGCCCTTCTCCTTCACCTTCCAGCCGGCATCGTCGCCACCCAGGTCGTATCCGTACACAAGCTTCGCGGTTGCTGAACTTCCCATCGGGGACTCCTTCGATCAGGGCTAGGTGGCCGACGTCTTCGGCTGTCGCGGGGTCTGGAACGTCCACCAGCCGTCGTAACCCGGCGGCAGGGACGGGTAGTTGTCGAGCATGGGGCGCAGAATCGCGAGGTGCTGCTCCATGGCTGCCGGCTCCTGGGCTCCCCAGTACCGATCGCCGTCCCAGCGGCCGTGGCAGTCGCCGCCGTAGCGGCCGTCCAGGTCGGCGGACAGGATGGCCTGCGCAGTGTCGAGGGGCACCGGCTCGCGCAGATGATGGCGCCAGAGCATGATCGTGCCGATGCAGGCGCGGGTGACTCCGTCCTGCCGGCGAAACCAGACGGCGTCGGCCTTCCCGTCGATGGAGAACCTGTCGCCGTGCGGACCGAGTTCGCCGGTGACGGAGGACAGGTCGACCGCGAACGGCTTACGAGAGATCAGGAACCGGTCTTCTCGGATCAATTCAACTTCCTCAAGGTCAGGTGTAGGCGGGGCGTGCGGAGATCGCGCCGGGCGCGGAGGTCACGGCTTCTTCCAGCCGGAGAGCGTCCAGCGCAGTCCGGCGTGCATGTTCCGCATGTGCACGGGGTGGTGGCACGGCTCGGTGCTGCCGTCGGAGGTCGTCAGTGATCCGTTGCAGCTCGTGAGCCAGTTGAAGGTGATGTTGTAGGCCACGGTCTCCTGCGCGGAGAGTTTGGCGTCGCGTACGAGGGCGGCCTTCAGCGTCGCTGCGGCGCCGCTCCTGGTGCACAGGACGCCTCCGTACGAGGCGTTGTGGTGGTCGACGAGCTGCTCGCGCGTCACCTCCACGACGTTGTCGCAGGTGCGGCAGCGGGTGACGTACTTCCTGTCGGTCCTGCGGGTGTTCCAGTGCCGTGTCCAGGCGATCTGCCCCGGCTGGGGCGCGTCGAGGGGTCATTCGGGTCGTACTCGCCGATCGTGTCTGGCGTGTCGATCCAGTGACGGACCAGTTCACCGCTGTCGGCGGTGAGCCGGAAGGCCTTCACCTCGTACGGGGTGGCGTCGAACCAGTAGGTGGTCCCGTAGATGCTGCGCTCCCATCCGTTGACGTCACCTGTCGCACTGCGGGGCTTTCGCGCCAGGATCGAGCTCATTTGTTGTGGTCCTCCGGCTACTTGTAGGTGGTCGGGTGCGGGGCGTTCGTGGTCTTCCCGGGCCAGTCGTGGTCGTAGCGGGCGCCGCACCAGCAGTAGTCGCGGCTGCCGATCGGATCGCCGGGGAAGTCGACGCCGCCTCTGCTGCTGTCGGTCCGGCGATGCCGTGAGGGCGGGCGCCACGCCGCGGACTTGTTGGCAAGGGCTCGGGCCGTGCGCTCGCTCTTCGGGATCGGCATGCTGCGGGTCTCCTCACGTGGGCTGGCACCGGGCGGGGTTCGCCCGGTGCGGGTGAAGGGGTCGGGCCGCGGGCAGAGGGGTACCGCGGCTCGGCGGTCGGTCCGGTCAGCTCACGGGCTTGCCGCCGAGGGTGAACTGGTGCGGGTGCACCAGCCAGATGAAGGCGCCGACGTTCACGTGGGTCACGCCGAAGCCGTTCACGATGACGGCCTTGTTGCCCTCGACGGCCCGCAGGTGACCGGCGATGCCGTCGCTCCCGTTGAGGCCCTGCACGTGGCGCCCCGTGTTGAGTGCCAGGACGTGCGGCGAGCAGGCGCCCAGACGCACGATCTGAGCCGCGTACGCGGCCTCCTCCTGAGTCAGCTCCATCACTGCCCCTTCCGCGCTGTTGTGCAGTCGGCTCTCTGCCGCCGCATTCATATAATTTACCCCTTGAAACTATCTTGGTCAAGTTTTACGCGTCATAATACTGAGCTCTCGCCTGCTGCGTATGAACCCCGTCCGCCCCCGGTACGCTCATGGCTATGAGCCACAACTCATCGCTCGCTGCCGGCCTCACTGCCGCCATCACCCAGGGGTTCGACCGGGGCCGGTGGCCTGCCGCCGTACACCACAGCGGCTGCAGCGCCGGTCGCCGCTGATCCGAATCGTGGCGCCACCGCGGCCGGTGCTCCTCCCCTGCCGGGGGCGACAGGGGCCCTTCGGTGGGTGCCGGCCCGCTACAGCAACGAGAGGAGACACGATGACGCAGAGGTTCGAGGCGGCCGGGCAGGTACTCGGTCCGGTCGAGGGCCGGGCGGCGGCGCTGTGCCGGTTCGCCGGGCGCAGCGGTGCCCAGCAGAGCCCGGCCGCCCTCGCCCTGGTCGGCTCGGCTCTGGACTTCGCCGAGCAAGTCGAAGGCGTGACCGACGTGTCGGAGCTGGAGAAGCTGTGGCGGGTGGCGCACTTCTGGGGCCATCCGGTCAGGGAGGGTGTTGAGTTGCCCCCGCTGAGCGCCGTGGGCGAGGCGGTGGCTGGTCACCTCCAGGGCCTCGTGGAGCAGCTGACGCCCGAAGAACTGCGGGAGGCAGGGATGGGGCTATCGGTGGATCACGACATGGTCGCTCTGGCCCTGGAACTGGTGGAGGAGGCAGCCACGGAGCACGAGTTTCAGGCACGGACGTGGCACGACGTGGAGACCGAGATCCGGCTGAACGACGACCGGATCGGCGACGCGGTGGACCTGCTGCTGCTGGACGCCCCCGCTGAGTGGCCGCTGCCCCAGCAGGCCGCTCTCACGCTTGCCTTGGTGTGGGACCTGGCCGACCTGATCACCCACGCGGCCAAACTGTCCGTGGACACCCCGCCGGCTGTGCTGTTGTGGCAGGCCCCCGGAACCGATCATGCCTGCTCAAGCGTGCGAGTTCCCGTGCCGGGAACGGACCTGCTCGTCTGGGTCCAGGTCGACCCGCTGCCGTTCGACGGGCGCCCCTTGTGGAGCCAAGCCGAGAGCGTCGGACTTTGGGGATGGTCGCTCGACTGGCAGCGCCCGGACGGCTCGAAAGTGCACTACAAGGGCGGCCGAGCCCCCAGCCCAGCCGCCGCACGCTGGCAAGCTGAGCAGGCAACACGGCACCTGCTCGACCACCCCCACCAGGCCAAGAGCCCCGCGACTGGCGAACCGCTGGTCATGCCGACTTGATCCACGACACCGGGCAGGCGCAGCCGCGCGCCATGCTTGCCCGCGACCACGAACTGACTGCGACCTGAGACTGGCCTGTCCGCGGCAGGCCCCCGCCCTATCCGAGCGTGCGCCGTCACGCTCTACGCGCCGCCGGCGCCAACGGAGGTCAGCCAGGCGATCCAGGCGCCGTCAGCAGCCCGGCCGACATGGAGCTCCGGGGTGTGGCCGGCATCGCGGGCACAGATGCGACCGTGGGCGCCGTGGCGGGCCAGGCACAGGCTGCCCAGTTCCTCGGACGTCAGGGCCGCCAGGTCCTCCGGGAGGCGTTGCCCCTCCGGGGTGGCCCGGGCCTGGACACCGTGTCGTCGTTCCCTCTCGTCCTGGCGGGCGCTGGCCAGGCGGGTCCAGCGTAGTTCGGTGTCTTCCCCCAGGCTGTTGGGGGTGTAGAGGCACTGGGTCGCGCCGTGCTCCTCGAACTCGTCGACCAGCACCATGCCGACCGCCTCCAGCAGGCGACGGGAGGGGGTGTTCGCCTTCTGGGTAACGGCCACCAGCGGGCCGCCGGCGGGCGTCCTGCTCGTCCACCAGCCGACGGCCGCCTTGACCGCCTCGTGGCCCAGGCCCTGCCCCCAGGCCGCGGGCAGCAGCTGGTAGGAGAGTTCGGCGCGGCCGTCGCACCGGTGGTCCTGGCCGATGGTCACCATGCCGACCGCCTCCCCGCTGCCGGCGCGGGCGACGGTCCACGCGCCGGGCGTCTGCGCATAGGCGCGCGGCCGTGCGCAGATACGGATCGGCGTACCAGGGCCGCGTCTTGGTGGACGCGCGGCCGCACGGTATCCGTGATGGGAGGAACGGTCTCTGGCACGCCGTGGCGGCTCTGCTCACAGTTCTCCGCGTGCGATCAGCACTCGGGGCCGATCATCGGCAGGCCGCGAAAAGTCCCCGCGCGGGAATCCTTCGATCCACGTCGCGCGGTGCTGGTCGATGCTCGCGTAGTACTGCTGGCGCCAATGCCCCCTCACCCAATGCCCAGCCGGCGTGCGTCCTTCCGCGTGGGCTTGGGCCGCGGCGAGTTCGTGCTCGGCCGCCTCAGGACGTTGCAGGTAGATCCGACGGAACTGCTCCTGGGTGATCCCTGAACTCCGAGCCAGACCTCGAACCGACTGGTGGAGTTTCGGAGAGTCCTCGCGGGTCAGCCGTTGTCGTGACAGCGCCGACAGCGAGCGCAGCAGCGAGATGGGGTGGAGCCCGGATGGAGCCTCCGGGTTGTCCCACGGCATGAGCATGGTGGCCGCCGGGATGTACCCATCGGTGTGGAAGCGAACGCCGTTGATGGTGCCGTTGCCCCGGCGCTGGGGGATCCACAGGACAGCGGCCAGAACGTGCTCGCCCGACTCCCAGCTGATCGCCGCCGCAGAGAGGCTCTTCCAGCTCCGATGGTTCGATATGAAGGCGCGGGCCTCGATCTGCTTGCCGAAGACGATCATTCCATCAGGAGCCAGCAACTCCTCGCGCTGTACCTGCTGTTGGGGGAAGGTGTGGGCTGCGGCAAGCACCAGGTCAGACATGGCCGGGTCCGCGTACACCAGGTCACTTGAACGCTGGACCTCCGCAGGCGACCATCCTTTCGCGAGCAGCGACTCCCGCCCGGTCTGCGGGAGTGCGCCCCACTGGTCGGGGAAGACCTGTTCCCACAGAGGATCGCAGGCTGCTACGCGCCAGAAGTCGTCGGTCCCCATCCAGCGGGTCAGTCGGGCCTTGATCCGCACGGCGTCCGAAGGTGAGACAAGTCGCTGGTGGCCGAGTGGCTTACGCGTCGGCCGTGACACTGCTTTCGTACGTGAACTCATGCGGCCAGACTTCTGCCGCCTGCCTGTGGACAGAGACCGGGCCTAGTCGCGGGTGCGGATCCTCTGCTCGCCTTGGACGATGCTGACCTCCCAGTCCGCCCACTCCGGCCATCCGTACTCGGCCCAAGGCCGGCGCTCGCGCTGCGAGCGCATCCTCATGAAGTGCACGCCGGTGATCAGCGGCCCCCGCCCCGAGCCTTGCCCATCGCAGTCGTCCAGACGCACGAGGGCGTCGGAGCCCATCGGCGTGTCAAGCGGAGCGAGGATCACCCCGCCCCGCCGGACCAGGTGCAGCCACACGGTCGGGATCATGCCCAGACCGACGGCGGAGATGATCCGGTCGTAGGGAGCGCCGCCCTTCCAACCGTGCTCACCGTCGACCGCGTGCACCTCCACCCTGTCGTCGCCATAGCCCAGCTCGCGCAGGCGGAGCTCGGCGCGCTTGGCGAGCTCCTCGTCGATCTCCACGCTCACCACGTGGCCAACCCGTTCGGCCAGCAGGGCGGTTGAGTAGCCGGTGCCCGTGCCGATCTCGAGCACGCGCTCGCCGGGCTGCGGATTGAGGTGGCGCAGCATGTTCACCACGACGGCCGGACAGGAGATCGACGACGTCCAGTCGTTGCTGTCGGTCGGCCCGTCCTCCGGCCTGACCTCGCCGTCCGAGATCTGAGTGATCAGGGCTGCGAGCGGCCGGTACACGGCTTTCAGCCAGCGATTGGGTTCAGTGGTCCGGTCCAGGAGCGGGTACAGACCGTCCTCGCCCTTCTTCGGCCACCACACTCGATCCGGGGTGAAGTGCTCGCGAGGCACCTGCTCGAAGATGGCACGCAGCCATGCGGCGTCGTCGAAGTACCCGTACCGGGTGGCGATTTCCTCCGCGCATTGTGCCCGCAGCGCGGCCGCGTCCATGCTCGCGTCCTCAGTCGTCGTCGGGCAGCGGGCCAGGGTCGGTGTCCTGGTGGCCGTTGCCGGTGTCGTCCTGGCCGGCCTGGGGCACGTCGCCCTCTTCCGTCTGTTCAGGGTCTGGGTCGGCTCCGTTTGTCCTCGGCATGTTCAGCAGTGTGGCGCGGGCCGTGACGGGTGCCAAGACTGCCTGCACGCGCCAGATCGGGGCATGGGTCGGCCCCGGTCGGGTGCTCGGGGGGTGACACCGGCCGGGGCCTGTCGGCGGGCTCGACGCTACATGCGGGCGGTGGGCCGTCAGAGCGTGCGACACGGCCTCAACGCTGGTGAGGGAAGAGCTCGAGGAGCTTCTCCTGCTGTCGCGCCCCGAGACCGCGCACCCGGCGTCGTTCCGAGATACCGATCTCGTCGAGCAGCTGGCCGGCGCGGATCTTGCCGATCCCGGGCAGTGATTCCAAGAGCCTCTTGACGTGCGTCTTGCCGATCACGTCGTCCTGCCGGTCGAGGACTTCCTTGAGGCTGATCCGGCCGCCCTTCAACTCGGCGAGCACGGCGCCCCGTTCCTTGCGGACCAGGGCGGCCTTCTGAAGCGCCTCGTTCCTCTGAGCGGGGGTGAGCGCGGGCAGCGGGGACATGGGCGTCCTTCCTGCAGATGGGCGATACCCAGCCCATCCTCACCTGACACAAGGGCGATGACCAGCGAGTTTGCCGCGATTCGCCCGCGGGTGTGGCGGACGTCTCGGTATCCGTTCTCGCTCCGCGCAGCCCCGCGTCCAAGACCCATCTCGCCGGCCTAGAAGAGGGTCGCTTCCCGGTCGAGATCCGAGATCCATCTGAGGCACCGCGCCAGGTTCACATCGGGGGCGAAGGCCACGAAGGTGCCGTCCGCCGTCGCGCTGCCGATCTGGTCGGCGTACCGCAGCCGTTTACGTGAGTTGACCCGCCCCATGTGGACCGGGACGTCGCGCTCCCGGGCGTCGGCCGCCAGTTGGCGTGCGGCCGGCCCGAGTTTCCATTCGGTTGAGCCGGCCAGGAAGAGGACGTCGAACTCGCCCCAGGGCACTCCGACTTCCTCGGCTCCGTCCTGCGCGGCGAAGGCCGCCGGATAGCCGCGCTCGCGGATCGGTTCGAGGTAGGGCACGGACTCTTTCAGGGTGGCGGCGGCGTCCATCGGGACATCTGGGGCGACGGCGAACAGGCAGTCCGGTGCCCGGTCGGCATGGGCGTCGAGCCACCGAAGCCAGCGGTGCACTCCAGGCCATCCCTTTCCGAACTTCCCGTTGTCGGCCGCCCATATCTGGCCTGAGGGGAGGCGGTTGCCCTGGGCCGGGGTGTTCATCCAGCCGAGTCGCCCTTCCGCCATGGCCAGTCTGACCGCGGGCCCGGACGGAGTGGTCAGGTAGAGCATGAGCTCGCCGAGCGACGCCTGGCCGCACGGTAGGTGAGGACGGCGAGTACGGGTATGGCGACGGCCCAGAGCTTGCCGACGAGCTGCCCGGGCACCTGCGGCCACACCGGCAGTCCCACGATCGACAGGAAGACCACGGTGTCGAGCAGTGCCCCGAGCAGCGTGGCCGGCAGCACCGCGCGTACCCATCCGCGGCGGCGCAGCGGCGTGTAGAGGCACATGTCCGCCAGCTCGGACACGAGTACCGCGCACGCCGAGGCCAGCGCGACGGCCTGGTCCGTGGTCGCCGCGGAGATGCAGGAGCCGACCACGATCGCGCCGACCACCGCGCGGCGGCCCAGGTAGTCCTGGATCAGGTTGCGCAGCATCAGCGCGATGCCGGCCGCTACGGTGCCGGCGGTCGCGGTGTAGCCGAATCCGACCGGGATCAGGCCGTAGTGGCTCGTCGCCCAGTTCGCCGCGATGAGCGCCAGGACGTACGCGGCCAGCACGGCGTACCCGGCCCAGCGGTCCTGCCGGTGATCGGGCGAGCCCGGCTGTGGATTCTCGGACATGTAGTCGCCACGGGGCCGGGGTTCCGGTGCGCGTCGGGCAGGGCCGTGACCGGGATGGGAGTGTGTTGAGGACATGCGGTGAGGGTGGGCGGCCCGGGCTGTGGACAGGGGCGCCCCGCATCGGCCTGCGGATCTTTCGGGCCCGTCCGCCGCCTCAGCCGTCGGCGCGCCGCTGGAATCGAGGGCGGGTGGGCCGGGCCCCTACTGGTCGGTCTGCGCCCGGTGCTGCAGCTCAGCGAGCCAGGCGCGGCTGAACGCCTCGTGGTCCTGTTCGTGGCCCGGGAGGACCAGCAGGCGTTCACCCCGTTCAAGGAGGCGTTCGTGCAGGT
The window above is part of the Streptomyces sp. NBC_01304 genome. Proteins encoded here:
- a CDS encoding GNAT family N-acetyltransferase encodes the protein MRICARPRAYAQTPGAWTVARAGSGEAVGMVTIGQDHRCDGRAELSYQLLPAAWGQGLGHEAVKAAVGWWTSRTPAGGPLVAVTQKANTPSRRLLEAVGMVLVDEFEEHGATQCLYTPNSLGEDTELRWTRLASARQDERERRHGVQARATPEGQRLPEDLAALTSEELGSLCLARHGAHGRICARDAGHTPELHVGRAADGAWIAWLTSVGAGGA
- a CDS encoding rRNA adenine N-6-methyltransferase family protein; protein product: MDAAALRAQCAEEIATRYGYFDDAAWLRAIFEQVPREHFTPDRVWWPKKGEDGLYPLLDRTTEPNRWLKAVYRPLAALITQISDGEVRPEDGPTDSNDWTSSISCPAVVVNMLRHLNPQPGERVLEIGTGTGYSTALLAERVGHVVSVEIDEELAKRAELRLRELGYGDDRVEVHAVDGEHGWKGGAPYDRIISAVGLGMIPTVWLHLVRRGGVILAPLDTPMGSDALVRLDDCDGQGSGRGPLITGVHFMRMRSQRERRPWAEYGWPEWADWEVSIVQGEQRIRTRD
- the mihF gene encoding integration host factor, actinobacterial type, with amino-acid sequence MSPLPALTPAQRNEALQKAALVRKERGAVLAELKGGRISLKEVLDRQDDVIGKTHVKRLLESLPGIGKIRAGQLLDEIGISERRRVRGLGARQQEKLLELFPHQR
- a CDS encoding VUT family protein, which produces MSENPQPGSPDHRQDRWAGYAVLAAYVLALIAANWATSHYGLIPVGFGYTATAGTVAAGIALMLRNLIQDYLGRRAVVGAIVVGSCISAATTDQAVALASACAVLVSELADMCLYTPLRRRGWVRAVLPATLLGALLDTVVFLSIVGLPVWPQVPGQLVGKLWAVAIPVLAVLTYRAARRRSASSCST